One part of the Gemmatimonas sp. genome encodes these proteins:
- a CDS encoding S9 family peptidase has product MRTRFLLGVLLLPFTLSAQPRGLDEADVMRLKAVAGVAMSPDGSRVLYTVSAWEHPQAKGDTALGEVHERRSHVFIVPAAGGASRQLTFGERGESQPTWSPDGKTIAFVAARGTGTGENAPRPQLWLLPADGGEARQLTTIKDGVNGYVWSPDGSRIALLTTDTLTREQEARLRRRDDPKVYEGDFRFVHIWVVDATSGAATKVTSGNYTVSALPSWSPDGRTLAFYASPTTMIRDERHDAYLVDIASKQLTPLTTDHQVESAPAFSPDGKTLAWTSVPHEFAPHKDGIMPRTLRNARLITMDVATRTLTNHAQPSFDVSPGAVRWSPNGKELWFTASDRVYQSLYAYDVASKTYSQRTQKLLVGGVSPSANGSVLALALNSAEWPTEVYVTDASLASPRRITTTNPWLSERTLGASQVITWKSFDGKTAEGVLLLPVGYREGTKVPLVVSAHGGPTGVHTAGFKAGTDPGQTWAARGWAVFYPNPRGSTGYGEWWMHANTGDWGGGDYKDIMTGVDALIKRGVADSSKMAFEGWSYGGYMTSWVVSQTGRFKAAMMGAGLPSLLSMAGTTDIPGYINTFFGQPQYDGSIVNANVRKYLERSGISYSDKVTTPLLILHGSNDERVPIGQPMEFYRSLKDRGKTVELVFYPREGHGLGEYYHQLDRMKREYEWMAKHTLGAAARTAM; this is encoded by the coding sequence ATGCGAACCCGGTTCCTGCTCGGCGTGCTTCTGCTGCCGTTCACCCTGTCGGCCCAACCCCGCGGCCTCGACGAGGCCGATGTGATGCGTCTCAAGGCCGTGGCGGGCGTGGCCATGTCCCCCGACGGCAGTCGCGTGCTCTACACCGTGAGTGCGTGGGAACATCCGCAGGCCAAGGGTGATACGGCACTCGGCGAGGTGCACGAGCGCCGCTCGCACGTGTTCATCGTGCCGGCGGCCGGCGGCGCCTCGCGTCAGCTCACCTTTGGCGAGCGCGGCGAAAGCCAGCCCACCTGGAGCCCCGACGGCAAGACCATCGCCTTCGTGGCCGCGCGTGGCACGGGCACCGGCGAGAACGCCCCACGCCCGCAGCTCTGGCTGCTGCCCGCCGACGGCGGGGAAGCGCGGCAGCTCACCACCATCAAGGACGGGGTGAACGGCTACGTGTGGAGCCCCGATGGCAGCAGGATCGCGCTGCTCACCACCGACACGCTCACGCGCGAACAGGAGGCGCGGCTGCGTCGTCGTGACGACCCCAAGGTGTACGAGGGCGACTTCCGCTTCGTGCACATCTGGGTGGTGGACGCCACGAGCGGGGCCGCCACGAAGGTGACGAGCGGCAACTACACGGTGAGCGCGCTCCCCAGCTGGTCGCCCGATGGCCGCACGCTGGCGTTCTACGCGAGCCCCACCACCATGATCCGCGACGAGCGGCACGATGCGTATCTGGTGGACATTGCCAGCAAGCAGCTCACGCCGCTCACCACCGATCATCAGGTGGAGAGCGCGCCCGCCTTCTCGCCCGACGGCAAGACGCTGGCGTGGACGAGCGTGCCGCACGAGTTCGCGCCGCACAAGGACGGCATCATGCCGCGTACGCTGCGCAACGCGCGCCTCATCACCATGGACGTGGCCACGCGCACGCTCACCAACCATGCGCAGCCGTCGTTCGACGTGAGCCCGGGCGCCGTGCGCTGGTCGCCCAACGGCAAGGAGCTGTGGTTCACTGCCAGCGACCGGGTGTACCAGTCGCTCTACGCCTACGACGTGGCCAGCAAGACGTACAGCCAGCGCACGCAGAAGCTGCTGGTGGGGGGCGTGTCGCCCAGTGCCAACGGGTCGGTGCTGGCGCTGGCGCTCAACAGCGCCGAGTGGCCCACGGAGGTGTACGTGACCGATGCCTCGCTGGCGTCGCCGCGGCGCATCACCACCACCAACCCGTGGCTGTCGGAGCGCACGCTGGGTGCGTCACAGGTGATCACCTGGAAGAGCTTCGACGGCAAGACCGCCGAAGGGGTGCTGCTGCTGCCCGTGGGCTATCGGGAGGGCACCAAAGTGCCGCTGGTGGTGTCGGCGCACGGCGGCCCCACGGGTGTGCACACGGCGGGATTCAAGGCGGGCACCGACCCGGGGCAGACCTGGGCGGCGCGCGGGTGGGCGGTGTTCTACCCCAATCCGCGCGGCTCTACCGGTTATGGCGAGTGGTGGATGCACGCCAACACCGGCGACTGGGGTGGCGGCGACTACAAGGACATCATGACCGGGGTGGATGCGCTCATCAAGCGCGGCGTGGCGGACTCGTCGAAGATGGCGTTCGAGGGGTGGAGCTACGGCGGCTACATGACGAGCTGGGTGGTGAGCCAGACGGGGCGCTTCAAGGCGGCCATGATGGGCGCCGGGCTGCCGTCGCTGCTGAGCATGGCGGGCACCACCGACATTCCGGGGTACATCAACACCTTCTTCGGGCAGCCGCAGTACGACGGGTCCATCGTGAACGCGAACGTGCGCAAGTACCTGGAGCGCTCGGGCATTTCGTACAGCGACAAGGTCACCACGCCACTGCTCATTCTGCACGGCAGCAACGACGAGCGGGTGCCCATTGGGCAGCCCATGGAGTTCTACCGGTCGCTCAAGGACAGGGGCAAGACGGTGGAGCTGGTGTTCTACCCGCGTGAGGGGCACGGGCTAGGCGAGTACTATCACCAGCTGGACCGCATGAAGCGCGAGTACGAGTGGATGGCCAAGCACACGCTGGGCGCGGCGGCGCGCACGGCGATGTAG
- a CDS encoding D-aminoacylase: MIARWRVLIPVGLLAGGFFFARSSAAARSQGVDLLIVNGLVVDGTNSAPRRADVAIRGDRIVAVGTTLSRAGAARVIDATGRMVSPGFIDLHAHLEPLLELPLMESALRQGVTFALGGPDGGSPLPLGPYLDSVRTAKPGINVGYLVGHNDVRRAVLGMAARAPNAAELARMQQLVAVAMGQGAFGLSTGLLYLPGTYSNVEEVIALSQTAADSGGIYTSHLRKEGIGLLEGVAEALEIGRRAKIPVVLTHHKAVGQQMWGKSTLTLAMVDSARRAGTDVMVDQYPYTATHTGIGVLVPSWAMAGGDAEFRRRLANAALKDSIVRGIVFNILNDRGGGDLARVQFSRVNWDKSLEGKTLKDWAARRNLAPTPENGAALVLEAMLNGGANAIYHVLDEGDVRRIMTAPFTMIASDGRLSRPGDGHPHPRAYGTFPRVLGEYVRQQRLLPLETAIHKMTQMPARRLGLADRGVLREGAVADVVIFDATAVKDQATFTEPHQYPLGIETVVVNGTVAVDGGKATGVRAGRVITRR; encoded by the coding sequence ATGATCGCCCGGTGGCGCGTCCTCATTCCCGTCGGCCTTCTGGCCGGCGGGTTTTTCTTTGCCCGGAGCAGCGCGGCCGCCCGCTCGCAGGGCGTGGACCTGCTCATCGTGAACGGCCTGGTGGTGGACGGCACCAACAGTGCGCCGCGCCGGGCCGATGTGGCCATTCGCGGTGATCGCATCGTGGCCGTGGGCACCACCCTCTCGCGCGCCGGCGCCGCCCGCGTCATCGATGCCACGGGGCGCATGGTGTCGCCCGGGTTCATCGACCTGCACGCGCATCTCGAACCCCTGCTCGAGCTGCCGCTCATGGAGAGCGCACTGCGGCAGGGCGTCACGTTCGCGCTGGGCGGCCCCGATGGCGGCTCCCCGCTGCCGCTGGGCCCCTATCTCGACAGCGTGCGCACCGCGAAGCCCGGCATCAACGTGGGCTACCTCGTGGGGCACAACGATGTGCGCCGTGCGGTCCTGGGCATGGCGGCGCGCGCCCCGAACGCGGCCGAGCTGGCGCGCATGCAGCAGCTGGTGGCCGTGGCCATGGGGCAGGGGGCGTTCGGGCTCAGCACCGGGTTGCTGTACCTGCCGGGTACCTACAGCAATGTGGAGGAGGTCATCGCGCTGTCACAGACGGCCGCCGACAGCGGGGGCATCTACACCAGCCACCTGCGCAAGGAAGGGATTGGTCTGCTGGAAGGCGTGGCGGAAGCGCTGGAGATTGGCCGTCGCGCGAAGATTCCCGTGGTGCTCACGCACCACAAGGCGGTGGGGCAGCAGATGTGGGGCAAGAGCACGCTCACCCTGGCCATGGTGGACAGCGCGCGCCGGGCGGGTACCGATGTGATGGTGGACCAGTACCCCTACACCGCCACCCACACGGGCATTGGGGTACTGGTGCCCAGCTGGGCCATGGCCGGAGGCGACGCCGAGTTCCGGCGACGTCTCGCGAACGCCGCGCTCAAGGACAGCATCGTGCGCGGCATCGTCTTCAACATCCTCAACGATCGCGGCGGCGGCGATCTCGCGCGCGTGCAGTTCTCGCGCGTGAACTGGGACAAGTCCCTCGAGGGGAAGACGCTCAAGGACTGGGCGGCGCGCCGCAACCTGGCCCCCACACCGGAGAACGGCGCGGCGCTGGTGCTCGAGGCCATGCTGAATGGCGGCGCCAACGCCATCTACCACGTGCTCGACGAAGGCGACGTGCGTCGCATCATGACGGCGCCCTTCACCATGATCGCCAGCGACGGGCGGCTGTCGCGCCCGGGTGACGGGCATCCGCACCCTCGCGCGTACGGCACCTTTCCACGGGTGCTGGGCGAGTACGTGCGCCAGCAGCGGCTGCTGCCGCTCGAAACCGCCATTCACAAGATGACGCAGATGCCCGCCCGCCGGCTGGGGCTTGCCGACCGCGGCGTCCTGCGTGAAGGCGCCGTGGCCGATGTGGTGATCTTCGACGCCACCGCGGTGAAGGACCAGGCCACCTTCACCGAGCCCCATCAGTACCCGCTGGGCATCGAAACCGTGGTGGTGAACGGCACCGTGGCGGTGGACGGCGGCAAGGCCACCGGCGTGCGTGCTGGACGTGTGATCACCCGCCGGTAA
- a CDS encoding FKBP-type peptidyl-prolyl cis-trans isomerase, whose amino-acid sequence MSLSSSLRSFARLTLAAGAAGLFAACGGTESTSPDIPSNPAVETYATSTGVVIAQMTRLNDNLFVRDNPVGTGATAVTGDSIFVTYRGMLTNGQVFDQGAFSYRLGRNGVIPGWEQGLPGMRVGGQRKLVIGSLLAYRNERAGSIPPNSTLVFDVTLDRIVGK is encoded by the coding sequence TTTGCCCGACTCACGCTGGCCGCCGGCGCCGCCGGCCTTTTCGCTGCCTGCGGCGGCACGGAGAGCACGTCGCCCGATATCCCGTCCAATCCGGCCGTCGAGACGTACGCCACCTCCACCGGCGTCGTCATTGCCCAGATGACCCGACTCAACGACAACCTGTTCGTTCGCGACAACCCGGTCGGCACCGGGGCCACGGCGGTCACTGGCGACTCCATCTTCGTGACCTACCGCGGCATGCTCACCAACGGGCAGGTGTTCGATCAGGGCGCCTTCTCCTACCGGCTGGGGCGCAACGGCGTCATTCCCGGGTGGGAGCAGGGGCTCCCCGGCATGCGGGTGGGGGGGCAGCGCAAGCTCGTGATTGGCTCGCTGCTCGCTTACCGCAACGAGCGAGCGGGATCGATTCCGCCCAACTCCACGCTCGTGTTCGATGTGACGCTCGACCGCATCGTCGGCAAATGA